TGAAGATTTTTCAAATGAAGGGTTTGTCCACGACTTTTTCGGCAAGATGACAAAAGAACAAATCGGGATATTTGCTTATAAACACGCAGACCATCATTTAAGACAATTTGGAGTGTAGAAGTTTTATTTATTGATAAATATTTATCCATATTTTACGGTTCAATATTAAATCATAAATAAGCAATGCCTATTATCGTAAACTTAGATGTCATGATGGCAAAACGAAAAATGTCATTAAATGAGCTTTCAGATAAAGTAGGCTTAACCCTTACAAACTTATCTATTCTCAAAACCGGAAAGGCGAAGGCGATTCGGTTTAGTACACTGGAATCTATTTGTAACGTACTGGGTTGTCAGCCAGCAGATCTGTTGGAGTATACCGAAAAATGATCAATATGAAATATAAATATCTTTTCATTTTCCTCCTGAGTATCAATTGCACTAGCATTTACGCTCAAAAAAAGGTAAACAATCAAAAGATTAGTTCAGATTACAGGGAAGTTATACTTGGAACTACAGAGGAATACCAAAAATTGCCCCATCTGAAACTTAAATCAGCCTCAGCAGAAGATTTTGATCAATTGCCTGAAACCAATTTCTGGACCATGCCAAAGGTAGAAAAAGCAAATCATCACTTTTATATACAAACGTCAAAGGGAAAGCAGAAATTTAAAATATATAGCAATGAGGGAAATCAGAAAGGCTGGAATGGTTATGAGCTTTTAGGCTATTCGCATTTGCTAAGTCTCTATGCTATTTCCAGTAACAGCTCCAGTGAGGGCATTGGATTTGGAGAGCTGTTCTTACTTGACCCTAAAAATAGTTTTAAGTATCATATCTCCTCTTTCGGCGACTGGTATGTTTCTTTACCAGTTCCCTCTACTCAGCATAAAAACTTTGCTTATTACCATAACACCCAGTATCAGCATAAAAATTCAGACATCGGTATTTTAAAATTTAATGCGAAAGCTGCAGCCGGTAAGGCATTCAAACCTGTAGCAAGCCTGCATTCAGACGAGTTCGCGGTTGAAGAAATGAGATGGGCTGACGATAATATCCTTTATATAAAGGGATTTGAAGAGATCTATAATTGCGATAAATGGATAAAAAAGTACAAGTATTATCGGGCTGCATTGTCTGACCTATAAGATCATTTCATGTTCCCGATATGTGAATGAATGCTTACGCATTTTTTTAAATTAGAATAATCAACAACTGAAAATAAAGGGTGATATGAATTTGACAGCACAGATCGCAAAACATTTCAGAGAGGTTCATTTCGGAGGGAATTGGACCTGCTCCAATCTCAGAGATAACCTGGCAG
This region of Pedobacter steynii genomic DNA includes:
- a CDS encoding helix-turn-helix domain-containing protein, with the translated sequence MPIIVNLDVMMAKRKMSLNELSDKVGLTLTNLSILKTGKAKAIRFSTLESICNVLGCQPADLLEYTEK